In Bacillus sp. NP247, one DNA window encodes the following:
- a CDS encoding PrkA family serine protein kinase, with amino-acid sequence MDILKKIEQYREAEERLQWEGTFAEYLELVKERPWVAQTAHSRIYNMIKDAGIEEVDGRRKYNFFSNQLFGLEDALERLVEEYFHPSAKRLDVRKRILLLMGPVSGGKSTLVTMLKRGLETYSRTDRGAIFAIKGCPMHEDPLHLIPQHLRNDFFDEYGVRIEGNLSPLNVMRLEQEYGSRIEDVVVERIFFSEDRRTGIGTFSPSDPKSQDIADLTGSLDFSTIAEYGSESDPRAYRFDGELNKANRGMMEFQEMLKCDEKFLWHLLSLTQEGNFKAGRFALISADELIVAHTNETEYRSFIANKKNEALHSRIIVMPVPYNLRVSEEEHIYEKMIRESDVSNVHIAPHTLRVAAMFTILTRLKDPKRPDIDLIKKMRLYDGETVEGYNTIDVEELQREYQDEGMKGIDPRYVINRISSTIIRKEVPSINALDVLRSLKDGLDQHPSISSEDRERYMNFISLARKEYDEIAKKEVQKAFVYSYEESAKTLMDNYLDNVEAYCNKSKLRDPLTGEEMSPDEKLMRSIEEQIGISENAKKAFREEILIRISAYARKGKRFDYNSHERLREAIQKKLFADLKDIVKITTSTKTPDENQLKKINDVVARLIDEHGYNSSSANELLRYVGSLLNR; translated from the coding sequence ATGGATATTCTAAAGAAAATTGAACAATATCGGGAAGCAGAAGAACGTTTACAATGGGAAGGTACGTTTGCGGAGTATTTGGAGCTTGTGAAAGAAAGACCATGGGTGGCTCAAACAGCACACTCTCGCATTTACAATATGATAAAAGATGCTGGAATTGAAGAAGTTGATGGTAGAAGAAAATATAACTTCTTTAGTAATCAGCTATTTGGATTAGAGGATGCTTTAGAACGCCTTGTGGAAGAATATTTTCATCCATCTGCAAAACGATTAGATGTTAGGAAACGTATTTTGTTATTAATGGGGCCTGTTAGTGGGGGGAAATCAACATTAGTTACGATGTTGAAAAGAGGATTAGAAACATATTCACGAACAGATCGTGGAGCAATTTTTGCAATAAAAGGATGCCCAATGCATGAAGATCCACTTCATTTAATTCCGCAGCATTTACGGAATGATTTCTTTGATGAATATGGAGTAAGGATTGAAGGGAATTTATCACCATTAAATGTTATGCGTCTAGAGCAAGAATACGGGTCAAGAATTGAGGATGTAGTTGTAGAGCGTATTTTCTTCTCTGAAGATCGCCGTACAGGAATTGGTACATTTAGTCCTTCAGATCCAAAATCACAAGATATTGCCGATTTAACAGGTAGTCTAGACTTTTCTACAATTGCAGAATACGGTTCGGAATCAGATCCTCGTGCATATCGATTTGATGGAGAATTAAATAAGGCGAACCGCGGCATGATGGAATTCCAAGAGATGTTAAAATGTGATGAGAAATTTTTATGGCATTTACTTTCGCTTACACAAGAAGGGAATTTTAAAGCAGGAAGATTTGCGCTTATTTCAGCAGATGAATTAATTGTAGCTCATACAAATGAAACAGAGTATCGCTCATTTATAGCAAATAAGAAAAATGAAGCATTGCATTCACGAATTATTGTAATGCCGGTTCCATATAATTTACGGGTTAGTGAAGAAGAACATATTTATGAAAAAATGATTCGTGAAAGTGATGTGTCCAATGTTCATATTGCACCGCATACACTTCGCGTTGCAGCAATGTTCACTATTTTAACTCGTTTAAAAGACCCGAAGCGTCCGGATATTGATTTAATTAAAAAGATGCGTTTATATGATGGAGAAACGGTAGAAGGATATAATACGATTGATGTAGAGGAGCTGCAACGCGAATATCAAGATGAAGGTATGAAGGGGATTGACCCTCGTTATGTCATTAACCGAATTTCTTCTACAATTATTCGAAAAGAGGTACCATCTATTAATGCACTAGATGTACTGAGATCGTTAAAAGACGGATTGGATCAGCACCCGTCAATTAGTAGTGAAGACCGAGAGCGCTATATGAATTTCATCTCATTAGCGAGAAAAGAATACGATGAAATCGCTAAGAAAGAAGTACAAAAAGCGTTTGTTTATTCATACGAAGAATCAGCTAAGACACTTATGGATAATTACTTAGATAACGTCGAAGCGTACTGCAATAAATCAAAATTACGTGATCCGTTAACGGGTGAAGAAATGAGCCCAGATGAAAAACTTATGCGTTCGATTGAAGAGCAAATTGGAATTTCAGAAAATGCTAAAAAGGCATTCCGTGAAGAAATTTTAATTCGCATTTCTGCCTATGCACGTAAAGGGAAACGCTTTGATTATAATTCACACGAACGTCTTCGTGAAGCGATTCAGAAAAAACTATTTGCTGATTTAAAAGATATAGTGAAAATTACAACATCAACGAAAACACCAGACGAAAATCAGCTTAAGAAAATCAATGATGTTGTTGCACGCTTAATTGATGAGCATGGCTATAATTCTTCATCTGCGAATGAATTGTTACGATATGTAGGTAGTTTGTTAAATCGATAG
- the yhbH gene encoding sporulation protein YhbH produces the protein MGEENQPNYTISQENWSLHRKGYDDQQRHQEKVQEAIKNNLPDLVTEENIVMSNGRDVVKIPIRSLDEYKIRYNYDKNKHVGQGNGDSKVGDVVARDGSGGQKQKGPGKGQGAGDAAGEDYYEAEVSILELEQAFFKELELPNLKRKELDENRIEHIEFNDIRKTGLWGNIDKKRTMISAYKRNAMRGKASFHPIHQEDLKFRTWNEVLKPDSKAVVLAMMDTSGSMGIWEKYMARSFFFWMTRFLRTKYETVDIEFIAHHTEAKVVTEEEFFSKGESGGTICSSVYKKALELIDNKYSPDRYNIYPFHFSDGDNLTSDNARCVKLVEELMKKCNMFGYGEVNQYNRHSTLMSAYKNIKDENFRYYILKQKADVFHAMKSFFKEESGEKMA, from the coding sequence ATGGGCGAAGAAAATCAACCAAACTATACAATTTCACAGGAAAACTGGTCCCTCCATCGCAAAGGATATGACGACCAACAACGCCATCAAGAAAAAGTACAAGAGGCAATTAAAAATAATTTACCAGATCTTGTAACAGAAGAAAATATTGTTATGTCTAATGGTAGGGATGTTGTGAAAATACCGATTCGTTCTTTAGATGAATATAAGATTAGATACAATTATGATAAAAATAAACATGTTGGGCAAGGGAACGGTGACAGTAAAGTTGGTGATGTCGTTGCGAGAGATGGATCAGGTGGTCAAAAGCAGAAAGGACCAGGAAAAGGGCAAGGGGCAGGAGATGCAGCTGGAGAAGATTATTATGAAGCAGAAGTCTCAATTTTAGAATTGGAGCAAGCGTTTTTCAAAGAGTTAGAGTTGCCTAATTTAAAAAGAAAAGAACTGGATGAAAACCGGATTGAACACATTGAATTTAATGATATTAGAAAAACAGGATTATGGGGAAATATCGATAAGAAACGAACGATGATATCTGCATATAAACGAAATGCAATGCGTGGTAAAGCATCTTTCCATCCAATTCACCAAGAAGATTTAAAGTTCCGTACTTGGAATGAAGTGTTAAAGCCAGACTCAAAAGCGGTTGTATTAGCGATGATGGATACGAGTGGATCGATGGGAATATGGGAGAAGTATATGGCACGTAGCTTTTTTTTCTGGATGACAAGATTTTTACGCACAAAATATGAAACAGTTGATATTGAATTTATTGCTCATCATACAGAAGCGAAAGTCGTTACAGAAGAAGAGTTTTTCTCAAAAGGCGAGAGCGGGGGAACGATATGTTCTTCTGTATACAAAAAAGCACTGGAGCTTATCGATAATAAATATTCACCAGATCGTTATAATATTTATCCATTCCATTTTTCAGACGGTGATAATTTAACTTCGGATAATGCTAGATGTGTAAAGCTTGTTGAAGAGTTGATGAAGAAGTGTAATATGTTTGGGTATGGGGAAGTGAACCAGTACAACCGCCACAGTACGCTTATGTCAGCATATAAAAATATTAAAGATGAAAACTTCCGATACTATATTTTAAAACAAAAAGCAGATGTATTTCATGCGATGAAGAGCTTTTTTAAAGAAGAATCAGGAGAGAAAATGGCATAA
- a CDS encoding NEAT domain-containing protein — translation MKKNNKKRINAMFIAAALSLPFAVYSTPALAAVAIEANKTGQGLEDGTYDAVIKAYKDKTNEESMAAVYIKDPKLTIENGKKIVTATLSDSDFFQYLKTEDIHTPGVFHDVKVISEDKKKNGTKVIQFEVGELGKRYNMQMHIYIPTMAYDNKYQVQFEVNTLNLENNVPEKQKENKEEKVDQQDESGNVILDKQLQRHINKYNLNRENLDTPITKEDLLKVKSLIVVEAKSKGIQDVSGLEYMTNLENLTLEEVKLENIQFISKLRQLKLLSITYGELEDIRPLAELEHIEFLNLRNNKISDLSPLSQIKKIKTLDLSSNYIKDIKPLFTVKSLKDLTVANNQISNDNLAGIEQLKNVKNLSLSNNGLTNIEHITSMKKLIELDLAKNELENIEPLSRLSTVQSLNLEENYISDITPLSHLTGLYNLKLGSNEIRDVRPVQELGKRMYIDIQRQKIFLDNVEKNKEVKIPVYNLQGDPINTIQLKSEDGIVNNGSVKWGTTGEKTYEFTLDIKPEENRIKFNGTVIQNVVERLDEIKETIKEDNEQKENVILDKTLQQHINKENLGRENLNTPITKEDLLQIKKLEILKEKGKEIKDITGLEYMTNLEKFTLEGVSLKNIEFISNLKQLNDVNVSHNQIEDITPLSSLKNLQWLNLTDNRIKDVTVLGSMLDLLSLKLAENEIRDVRPLIQLGQWGTIDVRRQKVILDDAEINKEVTIPVYDLEGEPIEKITLKSKGGTLTDEGIIWSTLGEKIYEFDLDADHYETGILYSGIVMQNIVEKLIPKEEVKEPTKEVEEAKEEVKEPTKEVEEAKEGVKEPTKEVEEVKEEVKEPTKEVEEVKEEVKEPTKEVEEVKEEVKEPTKEVEEAKEEVKESTKEVEEAKEEVKEPTKEVEEVKEEVKEPTKEVEEAKEEVKEPTKEVEEAKEEVKEPTKEIEEAKEEVKEVKEVKESATGLDQEQKGNNQVVENEGRKADALNKQYANKPEEGKKSLPSTGGEASTSTLLSGITLVLSALSMFVFRKRLFKK, via the coding sequence TTGAAAAAAAATAATAAAAAACGTATAAATGCAATGTTTATAGCGGCGGCGTTATCACTTCCGTTTGCTGTGTATTCGACCCCTGCTTTAGCAGCGGTAGCAATTGAGGCGAATAAAACGGGACAAGGTTTAGAAGATGGTACATATGACGCTGTTATTAAAGCGTATAAAGATAAAACGAATGAAGAGTCTATGGCAGCTGTTTATATAAAGGATCCGAAATTAACAATTGAGAATGGAAAGAAAATTGTAACGGCGACGTTAAGTGATAGTGATTTCTTTCAATATTTGAAAACAGAGGATATTCATACTCCTGGTGTGTTTCATGATGTGAAAGTAATATCAGAAGATAAAAAGAAAAATGGAACGAAAGTGATTCAGTTTGAAGTAGGGGAATTAGGAAAAAGGTATAATATGCAAATGCATATTTATATTCCGACAATGGCTTATGACAATAAATATCAAGTACAGTTTGAAGTGAATACTTTAAATTTAGAAAACAATGTTCCGGAAAAGCAAAAGGAAAATAAAGAGGAAAAAGTGGATCAACAAGATGAAAGCGGAAATGTAATATTAGATAAGCAATTACAAAGGCATATTAATAAATATAACTTGAATAGAGAGAATCTAGATACTCCAATAACTAAGGAAGATTTATTAAAAGTTAAATCCTTAATAGTCGTTGAAGCTAAAAGTAAAGGAATACAAGACGTAAGCGGTCTAGAATATATGACGAACTTAGAAAACTTAACGTTGGAAGAAGTTAAGTTAGAAAATATACAATTTATCTCGAAATTGAGACAATTGAAGTTATTAAGTATAACCTATGGTGAACTTGAAGATATTAGACCTTTGGCTGAGTTAGAACATATTGAGTTTTTAAATTTGAGAAATAATAAAATTTCAGATTTAAGCCCATTAAGTCAAATAAAGAAGATTAAAACGCTAGATTTAAGTAGTAACTATATAAAAGATATTAAACCATTATTTACAGTGAAATCTTTAAAGGATTTGACTGTAGCAAATAATCAAATTAGTAATGATAACCTTGCTGGGATTGAGCAATTGAAAAATGTAAAGAATTTATCTTTAAGTAACAATGGACTTACGAATATTGAACATATTACATCAATGAAAAAATTAATAGAGTTAGATCTTGCTAAAAATGAATTAGAAAACATCGAACCTTTATCAAGATTGTCTACTGTACAATCACTTAATTTAGAAGAAAACTATATTTCAGATATAACGCCACTTAGTCACTTAACAGGCTTATATAATTTAAAGCTAGGTTCAAATGAAATTCGTGATGTTAGACCTGTTCAAGAGCTAGGAAAAAGAATGTATATCGATATTCAAAGACAAAAAATCTTTTTAGATAATGTAGAAAAAAATAAGGAAGTTAAAATACCCGTCTATAATTTACAAGGAGATCCAATTAACACCATTCAATTGAAGAGTGAAGATGGAATAGTTAATAATGGTTCTGTTAAATGGGGGACTACCGGTGAAAAAACATACGAATTTACGTTGGATATAAAGCCAGAAGAGAATCGTATTAAATTTAATGGAACAGTAATTCAAAATGTTGTTGAAAGATTAGATGAAATAAAGGAAACAATAAAAGAGGATAATGAACAAAAGGAAAATGTAATTCTCGATAAAACTTTACAACAACATATTAATAAAGAGAATTTAGGTAGAGAGAATTTAAACACTCCTATCACAAAAGAAGATTTATTACAGATTAAAAAATTAGAGATACTTAAAGAAAAAGGAAAAGAGATAAAAGATATAACAGGTTTAGAGTACATGACGAATTTAGAAAAATTCACTTTAGAAGGAGTAAGCTTGAAAAATATTGAGTTCATCTCAAACTTGAAACAATTGAACGATGTAAATGTATCTCATAATCAAATTGAAGATATAACACCGTTATCTTCATTGAAAAATTTACAATGGTTAAATCTTACAGATAATCGTATTAAAGATGTAACGGTTCTTGGCTCAATGTTAGACTTACTTAGTTTAAAATTAGCTGAAAATGAGATTCGTGATGTAAGGCCGTTAATACAATTAGGTCAGTGGGGAACAATTGATGTTAGAAGGCAAAAGGTCATTTTGGATGATGCAGAAATAAATAAAGAAGTGACAATTCCTGTATATGATTTAGAGGGAGAGCCAATTGAAAAGATTACACTAAAGAGTAAAGGTGGAACGCTTACTGATGAGGGAATCATTTGGAGTACTCTAGGAGAAAAAATATATGAATTTGATTTAGATGCAGATCATTATGAGACGGGCATATTATATAGTGGCATCGTCATGCAGAATATAGTAGAAAAATTAATACCGAAAGAAGAAGTAAAAGAGCCAACAAAAGAAGTTGAAGAAGCAAAAGAAGAAGTAAAAGAACCAACAAAAGAAGTTGAAGAAGCAAAAGAAGGAGTAAAAGAACCAACAAAAGAAGTTGAAGAGGTAAAAGAAGAAGTAAAAGAGCCAACAAAAGAAGTTGAAGAGGTAAAAGAAGAAGTAAAAGAGCCAACAAAAGAAGTTGAAGAGGTAAAAGAAGAAGTAAAAGAGCCGACAAAAGAAGTTGAAGAAGCGAAAGAGGAAGTAAAAGAGTCAACAAAAGAAGTTGAAGAAGCAAAAGAAGAAGTAAAAGAACCAACAAAAGAAGTTGAAGAGGTAAAAGAAGAAGTAAAAGAGCCAACAAAAGAAGTTGAAGAAGCGAAAGAGGAAGTAAAAGAGCCGACAAAAGAAGTTGAAGAAGCGAAAGAGGAAGTAAAAGAGCCAACAAAAGAAATTGAAGAAGCGAAAGAGGAAGTAAAAGAAGTAAAAGAAGTAAAAGAATCAGCAACAGGCTTGGATCAAGAGCAAAAAGGGAATAATCAAGTTGTTGAAAACGAGGGAAGAAAAGCAGACGCTTTAAATAAACAATATGCTAATAAGCCAGAGGAAGGCAAGAAATCTTTACCATCAACAGGCGGTGAAGCTAGCACATCGACTTTACTTTCTGGAATAACACTTGTTCTTTCCGCACTAAGTATGTTCGTATTTAGAAAGAGATTATTTAAGAAATAA
- the colA gene encoding collagenase ColA, whose translation MNKKSKINKVMLSISTMALSLGAIQTHVSAEEKVPYNVLHSKPVGIEKPVDEIGHTSKAEETLSFQERLKVGDFSQRPAAVMKSSEVKQVKESYSMADLNKMNDQELVETLGSIKWHQITDLFQFNEDAKAFYKDKGKMQVIIDELAHRGSTFTKDDSKGIQTFTEVLRSAFYLAFYNNELSALNERSFQDKCLPALKAIAKNPNFKLGTNEQDTVVSAYGKLISNASSDVETVQYASNILKQYNDNFNAYVDDRMKGQAVYDMMQGIDYDIQSYLNEARKEANETMWYGKVDGFINEINRIALLNEVTPENKWLVNNGIYFASRLGKFYSNPNKGLEVVTQAMHMYPRLSEPYFVAVEQITTNYNGKDYSGNTVDLEKIRKEGKEQYLPKTYTFDDGSIVFKTGDKVSEEKIKRLYWAAKEVKAQYHRVIGNDKALEQGNADDVLTIVIYNTPDEYQLNRQLYGYETNNGGIYIEETGTFFTYERTPEQSIYSLEELFRHEFTHYLQGRYEVPGLFGRGDMYQNERLTWFQEGNAEFFAGSTRTNNVVPRKSIISGLSSDPASRYTAERTLFAKYGSWDFYNYSFALQSYLYTHQFETFDKIQDLIRANDVKNYDTYRETLSKDPKLNKEYQAYMQQLIDNQDKYNVPEVADDYLTEHAPKSLTEVKKEISETLSMKDTKMTKHESQFFNTFTLEGTFTGSVTKGESEDWNAMSKRVNEALEQLAQKEWSGYKTVTAYFVNYRVNSSKQFEYDVVFHGIAKDDGENKAPTVHINGPYNGLVKEGIQFKSDGSNDEDGKIVSYSWEFGDGRTSTEVNPVHAYEKEGTYKVALRVKDDKGKESRSETTVTIKDGSLTESEPNNRPEEANRIGLNTTIKGSLIGGDHTDVYTFNVAAAKDIDISVLNEYGIGMTWVLHHESDMQNYAAYGQANGNHIEAKLNAKPGKYYLYVYKYDNGDGTYSLSLK comes from the coding sequence ATGAACAAGAAATCAAAGATCAATAAAGTGATGCTTAGCATTAGTACAATGGCCTTATCGCTCGGGGCAATTCAAACTCATGTGTCAGCGGAAGAAAAAGTACCATATAATGTATTGCATTCGAAACCAGTTGGAATTGAAAAACCGGTAGATGAGATTGGGCACACTTCTAAAGCTGAGGAAACATTATCGTTTCAAGAACGTTTAAAAGTAGGAGACTTTTCACAGCGACCAGCAGCTGTTATGAAGAGTTCAGAAGTAAAGCAAGTTAAAGAAAGCTATTCAATGGCTGATTTAAACAAAATGAATGATCAAGAATTAGTTGAAACGTTAGGCAGTATTAAGTGGCACCAAATTACAGACTTATTCCAGTTTAATGAAGATGCAAAGGCTTTTTATAAAGATAAAGGAAAAATGCAAGTAATTATAGACGAATTAGCTCATAGAGGTAGTACATTTACGAAAGATGATTCAAAAGGAATTCAAACGTTTACTGAAGTGTTACGTTCAGCTTTTTATCTTGCATTTTATAATAATGAATTAAGCGCTTTAAATGAAAGAAGCTTCCAGGACAAATGTTTACCTGCTTTAAAAGCAATCGCAAAAAATCCAAACTTTAAGCTTGGAACAAATGAGCAAGATACAGTAGTATCTGCATACGGTAAATTAATTAGTAATGCATCAAGTGATGTTGAAACGGTGCAATACGCATCGAATATTTTAAAACAATATAATGATAATTTTAACGCATATGTAGACGATCGTATGAAAGGGCAAGCTGTGTACGATATGATGCAAGGCATTGATTATGATATACAGTCTTACTTAAATGAGGCTCGTAAAGAAGCGAATGAAACGATGTGGTATGGAAAAGTAGATGGGTTTATTAATGAAATAAATCGTATTGCTCTTCTAAATGAAGTAACGCCAGAAAATAAATGGCTCGTTAATAATGGAATTTATTTTGCTAGCCGTTTAGGAAAATTTTATAGCAATCCAAATAAAGGATTAGAAGTTGTTACACAAGCAATGCATATGTATCCACGTTTAAGTGAACCGTATTTTGTTGCAGTAGAACAAATTACAACAAACTATAACGGGAAAGATTATAGCGGGAATACGGTAGATTTAGAAAAGATACGTAAAGAAGGAAAAGAGCAGTACTTACCAAAAACGTACACATTTGACGATGGATCCATTGTGTTTAAAACAGGGGATAAAGTATCGGAAGAAAAAATTAAGAGATTGTATTGGGCAGCGAAAGAAGTAAAGGCGCAATATCACCGTGTAATCGGTAATGATAAAGCTTTAGAACAAGGTAATGCAGACGACGTATTAACGATAGTAATCTATAACACTCCAGATGAATATCAATTAAATAGACAACTGTACGGATATGAGACAAACAACGGTGGGATTTATATTGAAGAGACAGGCACATTCTTTACATATGAGCGTACGCCAGAGCAAAGTATTTATAGTTTAGAAGAGTTATTCCGTCATGAGTTTACTCATTATCTTCAAGGGAGATATGAAGTTCCAGGTTTATTTGGAAGAGGAGATATGTATCAAAATGAAAGATTAACTTGGTTCCAAGAAGGGAATGCAGAATTTTTCGCAGGATCTACTCGTACAAATAATGTAGTACCGAGAAAGAGCATCATTAGTGGATTATCATCTGATCCTGCAAGCCGTTATACAGCAGAGCGTACACTATTTGCTAAATATGGTTCTTGGGATTTCTATAACTACTCGTTTGCGTTGCAGTCTTACTTGTATACACATCAATTTGAAACATTTGATAAAATTCAAGATTTAATTCGTGCGAATGACGTGAAAAATTACGATACATATCGTGAAACTTTAAGTAAAGATCCGAAGTTAAATAAAGAGTACCAAGCTTATATGCAGCAGTTAATTGATAATCAAGATAAGTATAATGTGCCGGAAGTAGCAGATGATTATTTAACTGAACATGCACCAAAATCGTTAACAGAAGTGAAGAAAGAAATTAGTGAGACGTTGTCTATGAAAGATACAAAAATGACAAAACATGAGTCTCAATTCTTTAATACATTTACATTAGAAGGTACGTTTACAGGTAGTGTAACAAAAGGTGAATCAGAAGACTGGAACGCAATGAGTAAAAGAGTAAATGAAGCTTTAGAACAATTGGCGCAAAAAGAATGGAGCGGCTACAAAACGGTTACAGCATATTTCGTCAATTACCGTGTGAATAGTTCCAAACAATTTGAATATGATGTAGTCTTCCATGGTATCGCAAAAGATGACGGAGAGAATAAAGCTCCGACAGTTCATATAAACGGTCCTTATAATGGGCTTGTAAAAGAAGGAATTCAATTCAAAAGTGATGGATCAAACGACGAAGATGGAAAAATCGTTTCTTATTCATGGGAGTTTGGAGACGGAAGAACAAGTACGGAAGTTAATCCAGTACATGCATATGAAAAAGAAGGAACTTATAAAGTAGCGTTAAGAGTAAAAGATGATAAAGGAAAAGAGAGTAGAAGCGAGACAACTGTTACGATTAAAGATGGAAGTTTAACAGAATCTGAACCAAATAATCGTCCAGAGGAAGCAAATCGTATCGGGCTGAACACTACTATAAAAGGTAGCCTTATCGGCGGGGATCACACCGATGTTTATACATTTAATGTAGCAGCAGCGAAAGATATCGATATTTCTGTTTTAAATGAGTATGGAATTGGAATGACGTGGGTACTTCACCATGAATCAGATATGCAAAATTATGCTGCTTACGGTCAAGCTAATGGAAATCATATAGAAGCAAAATTAAATGCAAAACCAGGTAAGTATTACTTGTATGTATATAAATATGATAATGGCGATGGAACGTACTCATTATCACTAAAATAA
- a CDS encoding NfeD family protein, translating into MVLFGYPLETIYLYGFIIATILTVIYIFFGDIFESIFSFGGGSVSVVTLLLSFFAMLCGLSYIGEYLFSFNSIIIFGAAFAISFIGVFIMKILILKPIAEAEQNTVQRMDEFIGRKGEVITTIPTEGFGEVLISSPFGSNAIPAKAIGKKDISQGTEVIIEGVQDGVLLVQNIAYSLKKPKL; encoded by the coding sequence ATGGTCTTGTTTGGTTATCCGCTTGAAACAATTTATTTATATGGATTTATTATTGCTACTATACTCACTGTTATTTATATTTTCTTTGGAGATATATTTGAATCGATATTTAGTTTTGGGGGCGGATCTGTATCCGTTGTTACTTTACTACTTAGTTTCTTCGCTATGTTATGCGGACTTAGTTATATAGGAGAATATTTATTTTCCTTTAATAGCATTATTATTTTCGGGGCTGCATTTGCTATATCTTTTATCGGTGTTTTCATAATGAAAATATTAATTTTAAAACCGATTGCAGAAGCAGAGCAAAATACGGTGCAACGTATGGATGAATTCATTGGTCGCAAGGGAGAAGTCATTACGACAATTCCTACTGAAGGATTTGGAGAAGTGTTAATCTCCTCTCCATTTGGAAGTAATGCAATACCAGCGAAAGCAATTGGAAAGAAAGATATTTCACAAGGAACCGAGGTCATTATTGAGGGAGTTCAAGATGGTGTTTTACTTGTACAGAACATCGCTTATTCTTTAAAAAAACCAAAATTATAA